A genome region from Anastrepha obliqua isolate idAnaObli1 chromosome 4, idAnaObli1_1.0, whole genome shotgun sequence includes the following:
- the LOC129246177 gene encoding zinc finger protein 892 — MACLLCLEDGTMPAQRFIDIFSDEGCKLNVCSIIAKHLWLKPERDIFSGQRMCWTCWEALRDFHIFYQRVAEVHNRADWKTPFGHIEQEQENDPLPQEIQLKSEDGTVSEEKLQNSVEEGGNLFDSEVKLEVYDLDLLPQIEIIEENTTISERAQRAKRRGRPPKDTSAKPSTTKRIKRESSPLPLANDDDSETELPLSVLFNAGIKTDNSEDIKRTTEVTPEKEETKTDKEVTSTPNPETQKRRRGRPRKVRSEEETPLKIMKLKDKEKIDNKDNTQSEIKTEQPILNSDEDDDGNDHDFSAGVGGCSGTEDSMDSSSENTDSGESLPDFEPKPQYAVIPKKKVVKPKKYRKRPKPLVPPKRMSREEIEAKRAQQDEYDRVIRQFFGRFACPKCELLVQNFAEIRGHFRASHNEDPGYMMCCGRKFPQRKALAEHIYLHWNPEHFKCTTCGRLFTDSRNLEQHEEAHVNPPEPKERKMFQCDKCPKVFTTKAAFEHHSFSKHVPKSEFKFSCTQCNKKLPTQRKLKDHMKYNHDPESTIICDKCGKQVRTQYLKKHHQLEHSEQPRPVPQPMQCQICGTWLRHMSGLKQHMKSIHEDPGGEHRCQICNKVSTTARALRRHVYLNHECERKFKCTMCEKAFKRPQDLREHTSTHTGEVLYTCPNCPMTFFSNANMYKHRQRLHRAEWEADRKKPRHIANIMAQAMGATAALKAKQAVGATSAFFAQKINTSGSTVSAERIIPNPEPMQHNLQMTIQ, encoded by the exons ATGGCCTGTTTGTTATGCCTTGAAGATGGCACAATGCCGGCACAGCGTTTCATTGATATTTTCTCTGATGAAGGTTGCAAATTAAATGTCTGCAGCATAATTGCTAAGCATCTCTGGTTAAAa CCGGAGAGAGATATATTTTCGGGTCAACGCATGTGTTGGACCTGCTGGGAAGCTTTGCGTGATTTCCATATATTCTATCAACGTGTGGCCGAGGTGCACAATCGTGCAGATTGGAAGACTCCCTTTGGCCATATTGAGCAAGAGCAAGAGAACGATCCATTGCCTCAAGAAATCCAGCTTAAATCGGAAGATGGTACCGTTTCCGAAGAAAAGTTGCAAAATTCTGTTGAAGAGGGAGGAAATTTATTCGACTCAG aagTAAAATTAGAGGTTTatgatttagatttattaccaCAAATCGAAATCATTGAAGAAAACACTACAATAAGTGAAAGAGCTCAACGAGCAAAACGTCGTGGGCGTCCACCCAAAGATACCAGTGCAAAACCATCAACAACTAAACGTATCAAACGAGAATCGTCACCGCTGCCACTTGCCAATGATGATGACTCTGAAACCGAATTGCCTTTATCTGTCTTATTTAATGCAGGTATCAAGACAGATAACAGTGAGGATATCAAACGCACGACTGAAGTTACACCCGAAAAAGAGGAGACAAAAACCGATAAGGAAGTTACATCTACCCCCAACCCTGAAACACAGAAAAGACGACGTGGTAGGCCGAGAAAAGTACGAAGTGAAGAAGAGACACCTTTAAAGATCATGAAGCTCAAGGATAAGGAAAAAATTGACAACAAAGATAACACCCAATCAGAAATAAAAACTGAACAGCCTATATTGAATAGTGACGAAGATGATGACGGCAATGACCATGACTTCAGCGCTGGCGTCGGTGGTTGCTCTGGAACAGAAGACAGCATGGACTCCAGTAGCGAAAATACAGACTCTGGTGAAAGTCTGCCTGACTTCGAACCAAAGCCACAGTATGCGGTTattccgaaaaaaaaagttgttaagcCGAAAAAGTATCGTAAGCGTCCGAAACCGCTTGTGCCCCCTAAACGCATGTCGCGAGAAGAGATTGAAGCTAAGCGAGCACAACAAGATGAGTACGATAGAGTAATTAGGCAATTTTTTGGACGATTTGCTTGCCCGAAGTGCGAGCTGTTGGTacaaaattttgctgaaatacgTGGCCATTTTCGAGCTTCGCATAACGAGGATCCGGGATATATGATGTGTTGTGGACGTAAATTTCCCCAAAGAAAAGCATTAGCCGAGCACATATATTTACATTGGAATCCAGAACATTTCAAATGCACAACATGCGGTAGGCTTTTCACTGACAGTCGTAACCTGGAGCAACATGAAGAGGCGCATGTTAATCCGCCAGAACCAAAAGAGCGGAAAATGTTCCAGTGTGACAAGTGTCCGAAAGTATTTACAACAAAGGCTGCATTTGAGCACCATTCCTTTTCAAAGCATGTCCCCAAGTCCGAGTTTAAATTTTCATGTACGCAATGCAATAAAAA acTTCCGACACAGCGAAAACTTAAAGACCACATGAAATACAATCATGATCCGGAAAGCACAATCATATGCGACAAATGCGGTAAACAGGTGCGCACTCAGTACTTGAAGAAACACCATCAGCTGGAGCACTCGGAGCAACCACGTCCAGTTCCACAGCCAATGCAGTGTCAAATATGTGGCACTTGGTTGCGACATATGTCTGGCCTTAAACAACATATGAAATCAATTCATGAGGATCCCGGCGGTGAACATCGTTGTCAGATTTGTAATAAAGTTTCGACAACGGCACGCGCGCTCAGGCGTCATGTTTACCTCAACCATGAATGTGAACGAAAGTTCAAATGTACCATGTGTGAAAAGGCCTTCAAACGGCCGCAAGACCTTAGA GAACATACCTCGACACATACCGGTGAAGTGTTATACACCTGCCCCAATTGCCCAATGACTTTCTTCTCCAATGCTAATATGTATAAGCATCGACAGAGATTGCATCGTGCTGAATGGGAAGCAGACAGAAAAAAACCTAGACATATAGCAAATATTATGGCTCAGGCTATGGGTGCAACAGCCGCTTTAAAAGCAAAGCAGGCAGTAGGTGCTACATCGGCTTTCTTCGCACAAAAAATTAACACTAGTGGCAGCACGGTTAGCGCAGAAAGAATTATCCCCAATCCGGAACCCATGCAACATAATCTACAAATGACTATACAGTAG
- the LOC129246178 gene encoding S-adenosylmethionine sensor upstream of mTORC1 yields MVDHSGDDIKKEHMRLATIIKECHENLRSQSKVKGMNEAWNEHLQNTTLLQQYSTAMHRLSSIWESNTTNPNLFARSRVKWITDYCKSYFFTKETFLEKRNRETRLAMSYTDIQTIDINYPKLTIPDCINVLDVGSCFNPFSKEQNFNVTAIDLCPATSDVLKGDFLQIVIDKSEQVVTEFGTVQRLPCEHFDCVIFSLLLEYIPSPEERLHCCRKAHELLRSEGILIIITPDSQHVGKNAKLMKNWRYALGTLGFYRICFEKLPHITCMVFRKTLNPAVARIWADLHREDYMTTTINIPQDDIK; encoded by the coding sequence ATGGTTGACCATAGTGGCGATGATATAAAAAAGGAGCACATGCGACTCGCAACGATAATAAAGGAATGCCACGAAAATTTGAGATCTCAATCCAAAGTGAAGGGGATGAACGAAGCGTGGAATGAACATTTGCAGAACACTACTCTATTGCAACAATACTCGACAGCTATGCACCGTTTATCATCTATATGGGAATCAAATACCACAAATCCGAACTTATTTGCACGTAGTCGAGTGAAATGGATAACTGATTATtgcaaatcatatttttttactaaagaaACATTTCTCGAGAAACGCAACCGTGAAACACGATTGGCGATGTCCTACACTGACATTCAAACCATAGACATCAATTACCCAAAACTAACTATTCCAGATTGTATAAATGTACTGGATGTAGGCAGCTGTTTTAACCCATTCTCCAAAgagcaaaattttaatgttaCAGCAATTGATTTATGCCCAGCCACAAGCGATGTCTTAAAAGGTGATTTCTTACAAATAGTCATAGATAAAAGCGAGCAAGTTGTCACAGAATTTGGAACAGTACAACGTTTACCTTGTGAACATTTCGATTGTGTCATATTTAGTCTTCTTTTAGAGTACATACCTTCACCGGAAGAACGTCTACATTGCTGTCGCAAAGCTCACGAGCTATTGCGATCGGAAGGCATTCTTATAATTATAACTCCCGACTCCCAACATGTAGGTAAaaacgcaaaattaatgaaaaactgGCGATATGCATTGGGCACTTTGGGTTTCTACCGAATTTGTTTTGAGAAATTGCCACATATCACTTGTATGGTGTTTCGAAAAACACTTAATCCTGCAGTGGCTCGTATATGGGCCGATCTGCATCGGGAGGATTATATGACAACGACAATAAATATACCACAAgatgatataaaataa
- the LOC129245056 gene encoding cysteine dioxygenase type 1 isoform X1, whose protein sequence is MCRSNLVLKSTNTADSTATSSGEDSDSQRIAATTHGRNMVNKAGSEMALSKVNSDKTEMDQESYLRDATHNFRGIEKPLKYGPAIDTLKDLIAALHKEFETNYVNIEMVNHIMLTYKSNASEWKRFAKFDRFKYTRNLVDAGNGKFNLMILCWGEGQGSAIHDHADSHCFMKMLKGDLQETRYEMPCTKIVEMPNVDIGLIDDDAGQEINSEELKAVGSSTITVNDVAYINDNIGLHRVENPSHIDTSVSLHLYCPPFNECTVFHKNSGKRIKCPVTFSSKYGVRQTQSKE, encoded by the exons ATGTGTCGTAGTAATCTAGTACTGAAGTCAACAAATACTGCAGACTCAACAGCGACGAGCAGCGGTGAAGATAGTGATAGTCAAAGGATTGCTGCTACAACTCACGGACGCAATATG GTCAATAAAGCTGGTTCCGAAATGGCCCTTTCCAAAGTCAACTCCGATAAAACTGAAATGGACCAGGAGAGTTATTTACGCGATGCTACACATAATTTTCGGGGGatagaaaaacctctcaaatatGGGCCCGCCATTGATACGTTAAAAGATCTGATCGCCGCACTTCATAAGGAATTCGAGACGAACTATGTGAATATTGAGATGGTTAATCACATAATGTTGACATATAAATCGAATGCAAGCGAATGGAAACGTTTCGCCAAGTTCGATCGTTTCAAGTATACACGTAATCTGGTTGACGCCGGTAATGGCAAATTCAATTTGATGATATTATGTTGGGGTGAAGGACAAGGCTCAGCCATTCATGATCATGCTGATTCACATTGTTTCATGAAAATGCTTAAAGGTGATCTACAAGAAACAAGATATGAAATGCCATGCACGAAGATTGTAGAAATGCCAAACGTGGATATTGGTCTAATTGATGATGATGCTGGTCAAGAAATTAATAGCGAAGAACTGAAAGCAGTAGGCTCCTCTACTATAACTGTGAATGATGTAGCCTATATAAATG ATAATATTGGTCTGCATCGTGTGGAAAATCCAAGCCACATCGACACCTCAGTGTCGCTCCACTTATATTGCCCACCCTTCAATGAGTGTACCGTGTTTCATAAGAACTCTGGTAAACGTATAAAATGCCCTGTGACATTTTCGAGTAAATATGGCGTGCGTCAAACCCAGTCCAAAGAATAA
- the LOC129245056 gene encoding cysteine dioxygenase type 1 isoform X2, translating to MYKPVNKAGSEMALSKVNSDKTEMDQESYLRDATHNFRGIEKPLKYGPAIDTLKDLIAALHKEFETNYVNIEMVNHIMLTYKSNASEWKRFAKFDRFKYTRNLVDAGNGKFNLMILCWGEGQGSAIHDHADSHCFMKMLKGDLQETRYEMPCTKIVEMPNVDIGLIDDDAGQEINSEELKAVGSSTITVNDVAYINDNIGLHRVENPSHIDTSVSLHLYCPPFNECTVFHKNSGKRIKCPVTFSSKYGVRQTQSKE from the exons atgtataagccT GTCAATAAAGCTGGTTCCGAAATGGCCCTTTCCAAAGTCAACTCCGATAAAACTGAAATGGACCAGGAGAGTTATTTACGCGATGCTACACATAATTTTCGGGGGatagaaaaacctctcaaatatGGGCCCGCCATTGATACGTTAAAAGATCTGATCGCCGCACTTCATAAGGAATTCGAGACGAACTATGTGAATATTGAGATGGTTAATCACATAATGTTGACATATAAATCGAATGCAAGCGAATGGAAACGTTTCGCCAAGTTCGATCGTTTCAAGTATACACGTAATCTGGTTGACGCCGGTAATGGCAAATTCAATTTGATGATATTATGTTGGGGTGAAGGACAAGGCTCAGCCATTCATGATCATGCTGATTCACATTGTTTCATGAAAATGCTTAAAGGTGATCTACAAGAAACAAGATATGAAATGCCATGCACGAAGATTGTAGAAATGCCAAACGTGGATATTGGTCTAATTGATGATGATGCTGGTCAAGAAATTAATAGCGAAGAACTGAAAGCAGTAGGCTCCTCTACTATAACTGTGAATGATGTAGCCTATATAAATG ATAATATTGGTCTGCATCGTGTGGAAAATCCAAGCCACATCGACACCTCAGTGTCGCTCCACTTATATTGCCCACCCTTCAATGAGTGTACCGTGTTTCATAAGAACTCTGGTAAACGTATAAAATGCCCTGTGACATTTTCGAGTAAATATGGCGTGCGTCAAACCCAGTCCAAAGAATAA
- the LOC129245056 gene encoding cysteine dioxygenase type 1 isoform X3, whose translation MALSKVNSDKTEMDQESYLRDATHNFRGIEKPLKYGPAIDTLKDLIAALHKEFETNYVNIEMVNHIMLTYKSNASEWKRFAKFDRFKYTRNLVDAGNGKFNLMILCWGEGQGSAIHDHADSHCFMKMLKGDLQETRYEMPCTKIVEMPNVDIGLIDDDAGQEINSEELKAVGSSTITVNDVAYINDNIGLHRVENPSHIDTSVSLHLYCPPFNECTVFHKNSGKRIKCPVTFSSKYGVRQTQSKE comes from the exons ATGGCCCTTTCCAAAGTCAACTCCGATAAAACTGAAATGGACCAGGAGAGTTATTTACGCGATGCTACACATAATTTTCGGGGGatagaaaaacctctcaaatatGGGCCCGCCATTGATACGTTAAAAGATCTGATCGCCGCACTTCATAAGGAATTCGAGACGAACTATGTGAATATTGAGATGGTTAATCACATAATGTTGACATATAAATCGAATGCAAGCGAATGGAAACGTTTCGCCAAGTTCGATCGTTTCAAGTATACACGTAATCTGGTTGACGCCGGTAATGGCAAATTCAATTTGATGATATTATGTTGGGGTGAAGGACAAGGCTCAGCCATTCATGATCATGCTGATTCACATTGTTTCATGAAAATGCTTAAAGGTGATCTACAAGAAACAAGATATGAAATGCCATGCACGAAGATTGTAGAAATGCCAAACGTGGATATTGGTCTAATTGATGATGATGCTGGTCAAGAAATTAATAGCGAAGAACTGAAAGCAGTAGGCTCCTCTACTATAACTGTGAATGATGTAGCCTATATAAATG ATAATATTGGTCTGCATCGTGTGGAAAATCCAAGCCACATCGACACCTCAGTGTCGCTCCACTTATATTGCCCACCCTTCAATGAGTGTACCGTGTTTCATAAGAACTCTGGTAAACGTATAAAATGCCCTGTGACATTTTCGAGTAAATATGGCGTGCGTCAAACCCAGTCCAAAGAATAA